Proteins encoded within one genomic window of Clupea harengus chromosome 10, Ch_v2.0.2, whole genome shotgun sequence:
- the si:dkey-93h22.7 gene encoding Fc receptor-like protein 5 isoform X2: MMACLQVVTVFLAVSCCICQDSNAFRLRNPILRGPATALRKSIVDFHCMVERDRDDDRNLFYELYKVNDTQSKGMFSTLDNDQPEAKFPVWIKPTHEGYYYCKASVQNRSEVMPTYSSHHYLAVIEPVEGAHVRSDPSPHELFEGTTLRLSCSITKGSHVSYTWFFNGRPVVDGIAQNTMSVHNTTITDSGDYVCFASNAVENTSIYTSNSSTSITIKEIPREVKVSFTVVKERDGHYWAQVVCRSVGGTPPITFALFNNSEGIDEQNTEHLNATFLVPIDLDQHMGELMCQASNGKTPQHSSPMRLEAVRVGGALVMTYERIMDDNFQVIRLQFHCQVERGTLPLYRWFLNNVPLTMRGPSHWVWSQDNSTLLVDLNPSMSGEIHCEAFNSFDKDISVSSQRTLISKEASNRLPVMVVAVVFGCFFFLVTVLTGCCFYGIYKWKHNPDKQNGRSTEMDDMKATCISEGNKDCGENTSVAKEVGADDLEGEYVDEWPEIEEPWN, translated from the exons ATGATGGCTTGTCTTCAAGTGGTGACAGTATTTCTGG CTGTTTCCTGTTGCATATGTCAGGATTCCA ATGCATTCAGACTTCGGAACCCTATACTCCGTGGCCCTGCAACTGCTCTCAGGAAAAGCATTGTGGATTTCCACTGTATggtggaaagagacagagatgacgACAGAAACCTGTTCTATGAACTCTACAAAGTGAATGACACTCAGTCAAAAGGCATGTTCAGCACTCTTGATAATGATCAGCCTGAGGCAAAATTCCCAGTCTGGATCAAACCTACTCATGAAGGTTATTACTACTGTAAGGCCAGTGTGCAGAACCGCTCAGAGGTAATGCCTACGTACAGTAGCCACCACTACCTAGCTGTGATAG AGCCGGTGGAGGGGGCTCACGTTCGCTCCGACCCGTCTCCTCATGAGCTTTTTGAGGGGACAACACTGAGACTCTCATGCAGCATAACCAAAGGAAGCCATGTTTCATACACATGGTTTTTCAATGGAAGACCAGTGGTAGACGGAATAGCACAAAACACCATGAGCGTTCACAATACCACTATCACTGACAGTGGAGACTATGTCTGCTTCGCATCCAATGCTGTGGAAAACACTTCAATTTACACATCCAACAGCAGCACAAGCATCACCATCAAAG AGATTCCCCGAGAGGTGAAGGTCTCGTTCACTgtagtgaaagaaagagacggaCACTACTGGGCTCAGGTCGTATGTAGATCTGTCGGAGGAACACCACCCATAACCTTTGCACTGTTTAACAATTCCGAAGGAATAGATGAACAAAACACTGAGCACCTCAACGCAACATTCCTAGTTCCCATAGATTTAGATCAACACATGGGCGAATTGATGTGTCAAGCCTCGAATGGGAAAACACCTCAACACAGCTCTCCCATGCGTCTAGAAGCAG TAAGAGTGGGCGGGGCCTTAGTGATGACTTATGAACGCATCATGGATGACAACTTCCAGGTCATCAGGCTGCAGTTCCACTGCCAGGTGGAGAGGGGCACACTTCCCCTCTATAGATGGTTCCTCAACAACGTCCCACTGACCATGAGAGGACCTTCACATTGGGTCTGGTCCCAAGATAATTCAACCCTCTTGGTTGACCTCAACCCAAGTATGTCTGGAGAAATCCACTGTGAGGCTTTTAACAGCTTTGACAAAGATATCAGCGTGTCCAGTCAGAGGACACTCATCAGTAAGGAAG cATCCAACCGACTGCCAGTGATGGTGGTGGCTGTGGTGTTTGGATGTTTCTTCTTCTTAGTAACGGTCCTGACGGGTTGCTGTTTTTATGGAATATACA AGTGGAAGCATAATCCTGACAA ACAAAATGGGAGATCAACAGAGATGGATGATATGAAAGCAACGTGCATTTCTGAA GGCAACAAGGACTGCGGGGAAAATACATCTGTGGCCAAAGAAGTGGGGGCTGATGATCTG GAAGGGGAGTATGTGGATGAATGGCCTGAAatagaggagccttggaactgA
- the afmid gene encoding kynurenine formamidase, whose translation MSQWELMNKSELDKQYSPRQWSHRMSGDEVVNSHVTSVKAGTEAACKIAQTLQDVPYGQGEDEKLDVYMPQLTSAECPLLIYLHGGYWQFLSKEESGFMAVPLVPKGVAVVAVDYSIAPKGNMDLMVSQVRRSVVSIIQQYSHISGLYLCGHSAGAHLVAMILSTDWSQYSVTPKIDGAFLVSGIYDIVPIISTYVNEPLKMTKEVALRNSPTQLLQQLKVSSTTSEIVVAVAQFDSPEFRRQSKDYFNALESLGMKVTFEDVPNTDHFDIIEKCVDSDYHLTQLLLKMMGKH comes from the exons ATGTCTCAATGGGAACTTATGAATAAATCT GAGCTGGACAAGCAATATTCACCAAGGCAGTGGTCTCACAGAATGTCCGGCGATGAAGTTGTCAATTCACATGTGACTTCGGTGAAAGCAG gCACAGAGGCAGCCTGCAAAATTGCTCAGACGCTGCAAGATGTTCCATATGGACAGGGAGAAGATGAGAAATTGGACGTGTACATGCCACAACTAACCTCTGCTG aatGTCCCCTGCTAATTTATCTCCACGGGGGTTACTGGCAGTTCTTAAG CAAGGAGGAGTCTGGTTTCATGGCTGTCCCTCTGGTCCCAAAAGGAGTAGCTGTGGTGGCTGTGGATTATAGCATTGCCCCCAAAG GGAACATGGATTTAATGGTGTCACAGGTGCGGAGAAGTGTGGTATCCATCATTCAGCAGTACTCACACATAAG TGGACTGTACCTTTGTGGACATTCAGCAGGTGCCCATCTCGTGGCCATGATCCTCTCGACAGACTGGTCTCAGTACAGTGTCACGCCTAAGATCGACG gtgcatttCTCGTGAGTGGGATTTATGATATTGTACCAATCATCTCCACATATGTGAATGAGCCTCTCAAGATGACCAA GGAGGTAGCGCTGCGAAACTCCCCCACACAGCTTCTTCAGCAGCTTAAAGTCTCCTCCACTACTTCTGAAATTGTGGTTGCTGTTGCACAGTTCGATTCCCCAGAGTTCCGGAGACAGTCAAAAGACTACTTCAAT GCTTTGGAGTCCTTGGGTATGAAAGTCACATTTGAAGACGTCCCAAACACGGATCACTTCGACATCATAGAAAAGTGTGTTGATTCAGACTACCACCTTACCCAG
- the si:dkey-93h22.7 gene encoding Fc receptor-like protein 5 isoform X1, whose product MMACLQVVTVFLAVSCCICQDSNAFRLRNPILRGPATALRKSIVDFHCMVERDRDDDRNLFYELYKVNDTQSKGMFSTLDNDQPEAKFPVWIKPTHEGYYYCKASVQNRSEVMPTYSSHHYLAVIEPVEGAHVRSDPSPHELFEGTTLRLSCSITKGSHVSYTWFFNGRPVVDGIAQNTMSVHNTTITDSGDYVCFASNAVENTSIYTSNSSTSITIKEIPREVKVSFTVVKERDGHYWAQVVCRSVGGTPPITFALFNNSEGIDEQNTEHLNATFLVPIDLDQHMGELMCQASNGKTPQHSSPMRLEAVRVGGALVMTYERIMDDNFQVIRLQFHCQVERGTLPLYRWFLNNVPLTMRGPSHWVWSQDNSTLLVDLNPSMSGEIHCEAFNSFDKDISVSSQRTLISKEASNRLPVMVVAVVFGCFFFLVTVLTGCCFYGIYKWKHNPDKLSRQNGRSTEMDDMKATCISEGNKDCGENTSVAKEVGADDLEGEYVDEWPEIEEPWN is encoded by the exons ATGATGGCTTGTCTTCAAGTGGTGACAGTATTTCTGG CTGTTTCCTGTTGCATATGTCAGGATTCCA ATGCATTCAGACTTCGGAACCCTATACTCCGTGGCCCTGCAACTGCTCTCAGGAAAAGCATTGTGGATTTCCACTGTATggtggaaagagacagagatgacgACAGAAACCTGTTCTATGAACTCTACAAAGTGAATGACACTCAGTCAAAAGGCATGTTCAGCACTCTTGATAATGATCAGCCTGAGGCAAAATTCCCAGTCTGGATCAAACCTACTCATGAAGGTTATTACTACTGTAAGGCCAGTGTGCAGAACCGCTCAGAGGTAATGCCTACGTACAGTAGCCACCACTACCTAGCTGTGATAG AGCCGGTGGAGGGGGCTCACGTTCGCTCCGACCCGTCTCCTCATGAGCTTTTTGAGGGGACAACACTGAGACTCTCATGCAGCATAACCAAAGGAAGCCATGTTTCATACACATGGTTTTTCAATGGAAGACCAGTGGTAGACGGAATAGCACAAAACACCATGAGCGTTCACAATACCACTATCACTGACAGTGGAGACTATGTCTGCTTCGCATCCAATGCTGTGGAAAACACTTCAATTTACACATCCAACAGCAGCACAAGCATCACCATCAAAG AGATTCCCCGAGAGGTGAAGGTCTCGTTCACTgtagtgaaagaaagagacggaCACTACTGGGCTCAGGTCGTATGTAGATCTGTCGGAGGAACACCACCCATAACCTTTGCACTGTTTAACAATTCCGAAGGAATAGATGAACAAAACACTGAGCACCTCAACGCAACATTCCTAGTTCCCATAGATTTAGATCAACACATGGGCGAATTGATGTGTCAAGCCTCGAATGGGAAAACACCTCAACACAGCTCTCCCATGCGTCTAGAAGCAG TAAGAGTGGGCGGGGCCTTAGTGATGACTTATGAACGCATCATGGATGACAACTTCCAGGTCATCAGGCTGCAGTTCCACTGCCAGGTGGAGAGGGGCACACTTCCCCTCTATAGATGGTTCCTCAACAACGTCCCACTGACCATGAGAGGACCTTCACATTGGGTCTGGTCCCAAGATAATTCAACCCTCTTGGTTGACCTCAACCCAAGTATGTCTGGAGAAATCCACTGTGAGGCTTTTAACAGCTTTGACAAAGATATCAGCGTGTCCAGTCAGAGGACACTCATCAGTAAGGAAG cATCCAACCGACTGCCAGTGATGGTGGTGGCTGTGGTGTTTGGATGTTTCTTCTTCTTAGTAACGGTCCTGACGGGTTGCTGTTTTTATGGAATATACA AGTGGAAGCATAATCCTGACAA GCTTTCAAGACAAAATGGGAGATCAACAGAGATGGATGATATGAAAGCAACGTGCATTTCTGAA GGCAACAAGGACTGCGGGGAAAATACATCTGTGGCCAAAGAAGTGGGGGCTGATGATCTG GAAGGGGAGTATGTGGATGAATGGCCTGAAatagaggagccttggaactgA
- the si:dkey-93h22.7 gene encoding Fc receptor-like protein 5 isoform X3: MMACLQVVTVFLAVSCCICQDSNAFRLRNPILRGPATALRKSIVDFHCMVERDRDDDRNLFYELYKVNDTQSKGMFSTLDNDQPEAKFPVWIKPTHEGYYYCKASVQNRSEVMPTYSSHHYLAVIEPVEGAHVRSDPSPHELFEGTTLRLSCSITKGSHVSYTWFFNGRPVVDGIAQNTMSVHNTTITDSGDYVCFASNAVENTSIYTSNSSTSITIKEIPREVKVSFTVVKERDGHYWAQVVCRSVGGTPPITFALFNNSEGIDEQNTEHLNATFLVPIDLDQHMGELMCQASNGKTPQHSSPMRLEAVRVGGALVMTYERIMDDNFQVIRLQFHCQVERGTLPLYRWFLNNVPLTMRGPSHWVWSQDNSTLLVDLNPTSNRLPVMVVAVVFGCFFFLVTVLTGCCFYGIYKWKHNPDKLSRQNGRSTEMDDMKATCISEGNKDCGENTSVAKEVGADDLEGEYVDEWPEIEEPWN, from the exons ATGATGGCTTGTCTTCAAGTGGTGACAGTATTTCTGG CTGTTTCCTGTTGCATATGTCAGGATTCCA ATGCATTCAGACTTCGGAACCCTATACTCCGTGGCCCTGCAACTGCTCTCAGGAAAAGCATTGTGGATTTCCACTGTATggtggaaagagacagagatgacgACAGAAACCTGTTCTATGAACTCTACAAAGTGAATGACACTCAGTCAAAAGGCATGTTCAGCACTCTTGATAATGATCAGCCTGAGGCAAAATTCCCAGTCTGGATCAAACCTACTCATGAAGGTTATTACTACTGTAAGGCCAGTGTGCAGAACCGCTCAGAGGTAATGCCTACGTACAGTAGCCACCACTACCTAGCTGTGATAG AGCCGGTGGAGGGGGCTCACGTTCGCTCCGACCCGTCTCCTCATGAGCTTTTTGAGGGGACAACACTGAGACTCTCATGCAGCATAACCAAAGGAAGCCATGTTTCATACACATGGTTTTTCAATGGAAGACCAGTGGTAGACGGAATAGCACAAAACACCATGAGCGTTCACAATACCACTATCACTGACAGTGGAGACTATGTCTGCTTCGCATCCAATGCTGTGGAAAACACTTCAATTTACACATCCAACAGCAGCACAAGCATCACCATCAAAG AGATTCCCCGAGAGGTGAAGGTCTCGTTCACTgtagtgaaagaaagagacggaCACTACTGGGCTCAGGTCGTATGTAGATCTGTCGGAGGAACACCACCCATAACCTTTGCACTGTTTAACAATTCCGAAGGAATAGATGAACAAAACACTGAGCACCTCAACGCAACATTCCTAGTTCCCATAGATTTAGATCAACACATGGGCGAATTGATGTGTCAAGCCTCGAATGGGAAAACACCTCAACACAGCTCTCCCATGCGTCTAGAAGCAG TAAGAGTGGGCGGGGCCTTAGTGATGACTTATGAACGCATCATGGATGACAACTTCCAGGTCATCAGGCTGCAGTTCCACTGCCAGGTGGAGAGGGGCACACTTCCCCTCTATAGATGGTTCCTCAACAACGTCCCACTGACCATGAGAGGACCTTCACATTGGGTCTGGTCCCAAGATAATTCAACCCTCTTGGTTGACCTCAACCCAA cATCCAACCGACTGCCAGTGATGGTGGTGGCTGTGGTGTTTGGATGTTTCTTCTTCTTAGTAACGGTCCTGACGGGTTGCTGTTTTTATGGAATATACA AGTGGAAGCATAATCCTGACAA GCTTTCAAGACAAAATGGGAGATCAACAGAGATGGATGATATGAAAGCAACGTGCATTTCTGAA GGCAACAAGGACTGCGGGGAAAATACATCTGTGGCCAAAGAAGTGGGGGCTGATGATCTG GAAGGGGAGTATGTGGATGAATGGCCTGAAatagaggagccttggaactgA